The genomic window ACAGGATTTATTAATCTGTTTGTCGGCGGATTGAGTTCAAAATGGATGTTGCTCGGACCGATTTTTGTGCCGATGCTATACCATGTAAACAGCTCAATGACGCCCGATGTTGTTGCGGCGGCATACAGAATTGCCGATTCGTCAACGAATATCATAACACCGCTTATGACGTATGCGGGAGTGGTGCTTATGTATATGCGAAAGTATAAACCGGAATTTACGGCTGGTAACTTAATATCAATGATGATTCCGTATTCGGTTATATTTATGGTATCGTGGACATTGCTGTTAATGGCATTTATTCTGTTCAAAATTCCGTTGGGATTTTAAAAATAAAAAGCGCGAATCTGTTTAGATTTGCGCTTTTTTGATTTGAGAAGGTTATGTTTGAATAAATGAATAAAAAATAACATAATATATAGGAAGGTTTGGAATTAAGACAATTAAACAAAAAGTGAAAATATACTCATTGTTCTTTGTGCAAAGTGCAACAAAGAAAAGGATAAATTTGTGTATAAGTGAGAAAATAAAAGAATAAACGACAAATAACGATAAAATTGTTTAAAAATATACGTTTGTCGGAAAACTAAGGGTTGAAAATAATAAGTATTATGGTAAAATAGATATAGTATCAAAAAGAGAAAGAGGGGAAATATGTGTCAAAGACTTTACTTGTCGAAATAAGAAATATTGCAATAGGTGTAATCATACTCGGAGCGGTGCAAGTGCTTGTTACTTTGCCGACAAAGTTTTTTGGTTTATCTGCAATATTCGGAACACTTCTCGGATGTGCGGTGGCAATTTTAAACTTTGCACTTATGGGAATTATCCTTGAAAGATGTGTGTCAAAGCAAAAAGGTGCGTCCGGACTTATGGGAGTCGGTTATATAGGTAGGCTGGCACTTATTGCACTTGCGGTAATTTGGGCAACAAAGGTTGATTATCTAAACTATGTATGCGTTATAATTCCGCTTATATTCCCGCAGATTTCTATATTCATACTAAATCTTACGAGAAAAAAGGAAAGGGAAGTGTCAGAAGATGAACGGACCTAAAGTTTTATTTGAGATACCGCTTTTCGGTGGAATTAAAGTAACCGAAAGTATAGTCAATATGTGGATTATAATGGCGGCACTCGTGATAGTGTCTGTATGGCTGACACACGGTATGCGAGTAAGAAATCCGTCAAAAAAACAACTTGTGGCAGAAAAACTCATTACAATGCTTTACAATCTTGTAAAGGATACAATGGGTGAAAAATATATGTCGTTCGCACCGTATATAGGAACGCTTTTTATATTTTCGATAGTCGGAAGTTTATCATCGCTTACGGGTTTAAGACCGATAACGGCTGATTTAAGCGTTATACTTTCGTGGTCGATAGTGACGTTCCTTATGATACAGGTGACGAACATCAAAAATCACGGTGTTCTCGGTTGGCTTAAGTCGTTTACCGAACCTGTACCGGTTATAACGCCGCTCAACCTTATAAGTGAAATCGCAAATCCTGTTTCAATGACGTTCCGTCATTTCGGTAATATTGCCGCAGGTCTTGTTATAACATCACTTGTATACGGCGGTTTGGCGAGTCTTAGCAGTGTTATACTTTCATGGATACCAAATGATTTCTTTGCAACAATACCGATTTTACAAGTCGGTATTCCGGCAATACTTTCGGTTTACTTTGACCTGTTCACAAGCTTTTTGCAGGCATATATAATCTGTATGCTTACGATGGTGTTTGTTCAAGGTGCAGGCGACTAAAAAACAACAATAAAAAACAACAATAAATATAAAACAAAGGAGATTTAAAAAATGGAAAGAGCAATTATATTAGCGGCGTCGGCAATAGGTGCGGGACTTGCAATGATAGCAGGTGTCGGACCGGGTATAGGACAAGGTTTTGCGGCAGGTAAGGCGGCAGAGGCAGTCGGCAGACAGCCTGAGGCAAAGGGCGCAATTACTTCAACAATGTTGTTTGGTTGTGCGGTTGCGGAATCAACAGGTATTTACGGTCTTGTTGTCGCATTGATTTTATTGTTTGCAAATCCGCTTATAGGACTTCTTTAATCAAACAGCGAAAGGATGAGAGCAAATGAATGAATATTTGCCTTTTGTATCCATAGACACATGGACAATGATTTTTACGTGGGCAAACCTGCTCATATTGTTTCTGCTTTTAAAGAAGTTTTTGTTTAAACCTGTAACGAAGATACTTGATGAACGCGCAGAAGAAATCGAAAATTCGTATAAACAGGCAGAGGAAACCAACGATAAGGCGATAAGCCTTAAAAGTGAATACGAAGAAAAACTTTTGTCTGCAAAAAATGAGGCTGACGGTATAATAAAATCGGCGGTTGAAACGGCGGACAGACGCTCTGAATCTATTGTAAATGAGGCAAATGAAAAAGTTCGGTATATAATGGAAAAGAGTCAAAAGCAGATTGAACAAGATAAGCAGAACGCAGTCACTGACGCAAAGAGAGAGATTGCGTCTATGGCTGTCGATGCGGCAGAAAAAATTATAGGCAAAAAATTAACTGACAGTGATGATGAAGAACTAATTTCTGATATTATTGATAGAATGTAGGTGATTTATATGTCTGCACCACAGACTTACGGTGCCTCGCTTTACGACCTTGCAAAAGATGAGGGGATGTCAAGAGAGATTTTGGTTGATCTTGAGGGGATTGTTTCGTTATTTAACGAACACCCTGCATATGTTAAAATACTTGATGCACCTCAAATCGAACGTGATGACCTTATGGAGATACTCAACGAAGATTTCTTGGGCAAGGTGAACAGATATGTTTTGAATTTCTTAAAGTTACTTTCGGAAAAGCATAGTGTACATCACATCGGGGAATGTTTTAAAACATATGAAAAGCTGTATAATGAGGACAATAGTATAAAAATTGTTAATGTTACAACAGCAAAGCCTATAGGCAAGCATTTGGAAGAAAAACTATTGCAGAAACTTGAAAAGAAAACAGGCGGAAAAGTAGTTTTGAAAATGCACGTTGATAAAAAATGTATAGGCGGAATTATAATCGAAACAGATGGTATACGGATTGATTCAAGTATAAAATCAGGACTTGAAGATTTAAAAAAAGCTTTGATATAGCATAGGAGTAGAAGATGCAGGATTTAAGCAAAGTTATAAAGGACAGAATTAAAAATTACGATAATATAATACGCGAAACAGAAACGGGTTATGTTATAGAAGTCGGTGACGGAATTGCACGTATACACGGACTTGACGCGTGTATGGCGGGTGAGCTTATCGAACTTGACGGCGGAGTTATGTCTATGGCGCTGAACCTTGAAGAAGATAACGTCAGCGTTGTTATTCTCGGTGATGATACGGGAATAAAAGAGGGCAGTATCGCGAAACGTACCGGACGTGTTGCAGACGTTCCAGTTGGTGATGCACTTTTGGGTCGTGTTGTTGACGCTCTCGGAAACCCTATTGACGGCAAGGGTGCGATAAACACAACCGAAACACGACCTGTCGAATCTCCGGCGTCGGGAATTATCGAACGTAAGTCTGTAAGCGTGCCTTTGCAGACAGGTATAAAGGCGATTGACTCTATGATACCTATTGGCAGAGGACAGAGAGAACTTATAATCGGTGACAGACAAACAGGTAAAACGGCAATTGCGGTTGATACCATTATAAACCAAAAAGATACGGACGTACTTTGTATTTACGTTGCGATAGGTCAAAAGCGTTCAACGGTTGCGTCAATCGTTGATACGCTTGAAAAGGCCGGTGCGATGGATTATACGATTGTCGTTTCCGCAACGGCGTCTGAAATGCCGGCACTTCAATATATTGCACCGTATGCAGGTTGTGCAATGGGCGAATATTTTATGTATAAAGGCAAGGACGTTTTGATTGTGTATGACGATTTGTCAAAACACGCAGTAGCATACAGAGCGTTGTCGCTGCTTTTAAGACGTTCACCGGGACGTGAGGCGTATCCTGGCGATGTATTCTATTTACATTCAAGATTGCTTGAAAGAGCGGCGAGATTGTCGGACGATTTGGGCGGCGGCTCGCTTACGGCATTGCCGATTATAGAAACACAGGCGGGCGATGTTTCGGCATATATACCGACAAACGTAATTTCAATTACGGACGGACAGATATTCCTTGAAACGGAATTATTCCATTCGGGCATTATGCCGGCGGTTAATCCCGGTATAAGCGTGTCGCGTGTAGGCGGTAACGCACAGATAAAGGCAATGAAAAAAGTTGCCGGAAGTCTGAAACTTTCGTATTCACAGTACAGAGAACTTCAAGCATTCGCACAGTTCGGCTCGGACTTGGATAAAGACACAAAAATGCGTCTTGCAAAGGGTGAGAGAATAGTTGAAGTGCTAAAGCAAGGAAGAAACACGCCGATAAGAGTATCATTGCAAGTGGTAATTATTTATGCGGTTATAAACGATTTGCTTGAAGATATACCTGTTGAAAGAATACAGGAATTTGAAACATCATTATTTGAGTATATTGAAAATAATGCACATGATATAATAGATACGATTGAAAACACAGGTGAAATGAGTAAAGAATGTGAAGAAAAAATCCGTTCATCTGTTGAAGATTGTAAGAAACGTTTTGTAAAGTAGGGGGGATGCTCTGATGTCTGCTTCATCAATGAAGACAATAAAAAACAGAATAAAGAGTATAAGCTCGACTATGCAGATAACAAAAGCCATGGAGCTTGTTGCCGCGTCAAAAATGCGTAAAGCGTCCGAGGGTATTGAGCGTTCAAAGCCGTATTTTAATATACTTCACGAAACGCTTGAAGATATAGCAAAGGATAATAAGGATTTCAGTTCTGTATTTACGCGTGAGAGAGAGGGCAAAACGTGTCATATTGTTATAGCTGGTGACAGAGGTCTTGCAGGCGGATATAACAACAATTTGTTTAAATCTCTTGACATAAAAGACGGAGATATAATTTTTCCGATAGGTAAAAAGGTTGTGGAGCATTTCGGTGAAGATAATGTGTATACCGACACATATGCCAAAGCAGGCGATATAAAAATCTCCGATTGTCACGCAATAGGAAGTTTATTGGCAAAGGCATATGAAAAGGGCGAATTTACGCACCTTATTCTTTCGTATACAAGCTTTGTCAATATGCTTACGCAAGAGCCTAAGACGGAAAATGTTCTGCCGATAAGAGTTGAGCATACAAAAGATGGTATGCGTAATATGAATTACAGCCTTATTGTGTATGAGCCTGACGCAGAGGAAACTTTTGCACAGATAATACCTTATTATATTTCCGGAATGGTGTACGGTGCTGTGTCGGAATCGGTTGCGTCGGAATTATCGGCACGAAGAAATGCGATGGAATCCGCAACGGACAATGCATCGGAAATGATTGAAAATCTGAGTCTTGAATATAACAGAGCAAGACAGGCGTCAATCACGCAGGAACTTACAGAGATAATATCAGGTGCGAATAATATATAAAAAGGATTTGAAAATATGAATAACGTTGGAAAAATAGTTCAAATAATAGGTCCTGTCCTTGATATAAGGTTTGAGGACTGTGAATTGCCTAATATTTTAAATGCCATTGAAATTGACAATAAAGGTCAAAGGCTTGTTGCGGAAGTTGCACAGCATATAGGCGACAATGTTGTCAGATGTATTTCGATGGGCTCGACGGACGGACTTGTCAGAGGTATGGACGCCGTTGACACAGGTGAGGGAATTAAAGTGCCTGTCGGTGAAGAAACACTCGGAAGAATTTTTAACGTTTTGGGTGATGCGGTTGATAATATGCCTAATCCCGAAACAAAAGAAAAATGGTGTATACATCGTGAGCCGCCGACATACGAAGAACAAAATCCGACAACGGAAATACTTGAAACGGGTATTAAGGTTGTTGACCTTATTGCACCGTATGCAAAAGGCGGTAAAATAGGTCTTTTCGGCGGTGCCGGTGTCGGCAAGACTGTTCTTATAATGGAGCTTATCAATAATATCGCTAAGGAACACGGCGGTATCAGTGTTTTCGCCGGTGTCGGCGAGAGAACGAGAGAGGGTAACGACCTTTATAATGAAATGAAAGAGTCGGGCGTTATCAATAAGACTGCGCTTGTTTACGGTCAGATGAACGAGCCGCCGGGTGCAAGAATGAGAGTTGCGCTTTCTGGACTTACAATGGCTGAATATTTCAGAGATAAGCAACATCAGGACGTGCTTTTGTTTATTGATAATATTTTCAGATTTACACAAGCCGGTTCGGAGGTTTCGGCACTTATCGGACGTATTCCGTCGGCGGTTGGTTATCAGCCTACACTTTCTACTGAAATGGGTGCTTTGCAGGAGAGAATTACATCTACAAAGAACGGTTCTATAACTTCGATACAAGCTGTCTATGTGCCTGCGGACGACCTTACAGACCCTGCTCCCGCAACGACATTTGCTCACCTTGACGCAACAACTGTTTTGTCAAGACAGATTTCTTCGTTGGGTATTTATCCGGCGGTTGACCCGCTTGAATCAACGTCAAGAATTTTGACACCCGAAGTTGTGGGTAAGGAACATTACGAAACAGCAAGAGCGGTACAGCGTATAATTCAAAGATATACCGAATTGCAGGATATTATTGCGATTATGGGTATGGACGAACTTTCGGAAGAGGACAAGAATACCGTAAACAGAGCGAGAAAGGTTCAGAGATTTTTGTCACAGCCGTTCTCTGTTGCGGAACAGTTTACAGGTATGCAAGGTAAATACGTTCCGATTAAAGAAACAATTCGCGGCTTTAAGGAAATTATCGAGGGTAAATGTGATGATATTCCCGAATCGTGTTTCCTTTTCGCGGGCGGTATTGACGAAGTTCGTGAAAAAGCAAAGAAAATGGGTGAATGATTATGAATACATTTCATTTACAGATAGTAACGCCCGACGGACTTATGTTTGACGGTGATGCGGAAAAATTACTTGTTCGTACTACTGAGGGTGATGTCGGTATTATGAGCGGTCACTGCGATTATGTAACGCCTGTCGATACGGGTGTGGCAAAAGTTACAACGAACGGCGATGTAAGAACGGCGGCGTGTTCGGGCGGACTTTTGAATGTGAAAAAAGGAACGGTCAGACTTGTTGCAAGTACATTTGAATGGTCCGAAGATATTGACGTTGAACGTGCGTTGAGGGCAAAAGAGGCGGCGGAAAAGAAAATTAAAGAAGCTTCCGACTACGAAGAAAGAGCCGCTGAAATAAAATTAAAAAGAGCACTTACGAGAATACGTGTAGGTGAAGGAAAATAGTAAAAAGGGGACACTAAAAATTAGTGTCCCCTCAGATTGTCAATAAATTGTCCGGAACGTGCAAAATATTATTCTTATAATTTAATAAAAAACAAAAGGCAAGCCTATCTTTAATATACGGCTTGCCTTTGCACTTTCAGCGAAAATAAACTCTAACGTACCTGTGTACGCCGACAAGTTCATTTTCGCAGAATCCAAACTAATTTCTTGACATCTGCCGATATGCAGATAAAATAAAAATTTGCTAATCGTATTGACAAAAATTAGCCGCTCGGATATACTAAAATATGAATAGGAGGACAAGGTATGCAGATTGAAAAATACTACAATGATTTAAACACATTGCATATTAATACAGAAGAAAACAGAGCGTATTATATGCCGTGTTCGGATATAGAAAATGCAAGAAAGGAAACGAATGACAGAAAGCAGGATTTAAACGGTGAGTGGAATTTTATGTATTACACTTGCATTGATGATGTTCCGGAAGATTTTAAGGACGGAAATACAGACGGCTTTGATAAAATTCCTGTACCATCATGTTGGCAAACTCAAGGTTATGACCGCCATCAATATACAAATACAAGATATCCGTTTCCGTATAATCCGCCGTATGTTCCGTATGACAATCCGTGCGGTGCGTATGTAACTCATTTTGAATCGGATAATGATTATAGGAAGTATTTGAATTTTGAGGGTGTGGATTCTTGTTTTTATGTGTGGGTGAACGGCGAATTTGTCGGTTACAGTCAAGTATCACATTCAACATCTGAATTTGATATTACAGATAAGGTTAAAAACGGCGATAATATACTTTGTGTGTTGGTTTTTAAATGGTGTGACGGAAGTTATCTTGAGGATCAGGATAAGTTCAGAATGAGTGGTATTTTCAGAGATGTGTACATTTTAAATCGTCCGCAGAAGCATATCCGCGACTATAAAATCGAAACAGATATTCAAGGAAAAATTAATATTGAATTGGATTCGGACACTGATGTGAGCTTTGTTCTTGAAAATGAAAAAGGCGAGATATACAGTGGGGACAGTAAAACTATAACGGTTGAAAAACCGATACTTTGGAACGCGGAATATCCGTATTTATATACATTGTATCTTGTAACGGAAGATGAGGTTATACGCGAAAAAATCGGTTTCAGAGAAATAAAAATTGATGACGGAATTGTTTTTCTTAATAATAAACCTATAAAAATGAAAGGCGTAAACCGTCATGACAGTGACCCTGTAACAGGATATACCATAAGCCGCGAGCAAGCCGAAAAAGATTTAAAGCTTATGAAACAGCATAATATCAATGCACTTCGCACAAGTCACTATCCAAATGCTCCGTGGCTTATGCAGTTGTGCGACGAATACGGCTTTTATGTTATTGCGGAATCTGATATTGAAATTCACGGAACAGCATCA from Hominilimicola fabiformis includes these protein-coding regions:
- the atpF gene encoding F0F1 ATP synthase subunit B is translated as MNEYLPFVSIDTWTMIFTWANLLILFLLLKKFLFKPVTKILDERAEEIENSYKQAEETNDKAISLKSEYEEKLLSAKNEADGIIKSAVETADRRSESIVNEANEKVRYIMEKSQKQIEQDKQNAVTDAKREIASMAVDAAEKIIGKKLTDSDDEELISDIIDRM
- the atpH gene encoding ATP synthase F1 subunit delta, yielding MSAPQTYGASLYDLAKDEGMSREILVDLEGIVSLFNEHPAYVKILDAPQIERDDLMEILNEDFLGKVNRYVLNFLKLLSEKHSVHHIGECFKTYEKLYNEDNSIKIVNVTTAKPIGKHLEEKLLQKLEKKTGGKVVLKMHVDKKCIGGIIIETDGIRIDSSIKSGLEDLKKALI
- a CDS encoding ATP synthase subunit I yields the protein MSKTLLVEIRNIAIGVIILGAVQVLVTLPTKFFGLSAIFGTLLGCAVAILNFALMGIILERCVSKQKGASGLMGVGYIGRLALIALAVIWATKVDYLNYVCVIIPLIFPQISIFILNLTRKKEREVSEDERT
- the atpG gene encoding ATP synthase F1 subunit gamma — encoded protein: MKTIKNRIKSISSTMQITKAMELVAASKMRKASEGIERSKPYFNILHETLEDIAKDNKDFSSVFTREREGKTCHIVIAGDRGLAGGYNNNLFKSLDIKDGDIIFPIGKKVVEHFGEDNVYTDTYAKAGDIKISDCHAIGSLLAKAYEKGEFTHLILSYTSFVNMLTQEPKTENVLPIRVEHTKDGMRNMNYSLIVYEPDAEETFAQIIPYYISGMVYGAVSESVASELSARRNAMESATDNASEMIENLSLEYNRARQASITQELTEIISGANNI
- the atpC gene encoding ATP synthase F1 subunit epsilon: MNTFHLQIVTPDGLMFDGDAEKLLVRTTEGDVGIMSGHCDYVTPVDTGVAKVTTNGDVRTAACSGGLLNVKKGTVRLVASTFEWSEDIDVERALRAKEAAEKKIKEASDYEERAAEIKLKRALTRIRVGEGK
- the atpA gene encoding F0F1 ATP synthase subunit alpha, with the protein product MQDLSKVIKDRIKNYDNIIRETETGYVIEVGDGIARIHGLDACMAGELIELDGGVMSMALNLEEDNVSVVILGDDTGIKEGSIAKRTGRVADVPVGDALLGRVVDALGNPIDGKGAINTTETRPVESPASGIIERKSVSVPLQTGIKAIDSMIPIGRGQRELIIGDRQTGKTAIAVDTIINQKDTDVLCIYVAIGQKRSTVASIVDTLEKAGAMDYTIVVSATASEMPALQYIAPYAGCAMGEYFMYKGKDVLIVYDDLSKHAVAYRALSLLLRRSPGREAYPGDVFYLHSRLLERAARLSDDLGGGSLTALPIIETQAGDVSAYIPTNVISITDGQIFLETELFHSGIMPAVNPGISVSRVGGNAQIKAMKKVAGSLKLSYSQYRELQAFAQFGSDLDKDTKMRLAKGERIVEVLKQGRNTPIRVSLQVVIIYAVINDLLEDIPVERIQEFETSLFEYIENNAHDIIDTIENTGEMSKECEEKIRSSVEDCKKRFVK
- a CDS encoding F0F1 ATP synthase subunit A, producing MNGPKVLFEIPLFGGIKVTESIVNMWIIMAALVIVSVWLTHGMRVRNPSKKQLVAEKLITMLYNLVKDTMGEKYMSFAPYIGTLFIFSIVGSLSSLTGLRPITADLSVILSWSIVTFLMIQVTNIKNHGVLGWLKSFTEPVPVITPLNLISEIANPVSMTFRHFGNIAAGLVITSLVYGGLASLSSVILSWIPNDFFATIPILQVGIPAILSVYFDLFTSFLQAYIICMLTMVFVQGAGD
- the atpD gene encoding F0F1 ATP synthase subunit beta, with translation MNNVGKIVQIIGPVLDIRFEDCELPNILNAIEIDNKGQRLVAEVAQHIGDNVVRCISMGSTDGLVRGMDAVDTGEGIKVPVGEETLGRIFNVLGDAVDNMPNPETKEKWCIHREPPTYEEQNPTTEILETGIKVVDLIAPYAKGGKIGLFGGAGVGKTVLIMELINNIAKEHGGISVFAGVGERTREGNDLYNEMKESGVINKTALVYGQMNEPPGARMRVALSGLTMAEYFRDKQHQDVLLFIDNIFRFTQAGSEVSALIGRIPSAVGYQPTLSTEMGALQERITSTKNGSITSIQAVYVPADDLTDPAPATTFAHLDATTVLSRQISSLGIYPAVDPLESTSRILTPEVVGKEHYETARAVQRIIQRYTELQDIIAIMGMDELSEEDKNTVNRARKVQRFLSQPFSVAEQFTGMQGKYVPIKETIRGFKEIIEGKCDDIPESCFLFAGGIDEVREKAKKMGE
- the atpE gene encoding ATP synthase F0 subunit C — translated: MERAIILAASAIGAGLAMIAGVGPGIGQGFAAGKAAEAVGRQPEAKGAITSTMLFGCAVAESTGIYGLVVALILLFANPLIGLL